The DNA window GGCTTCCATGCCCTCCAACACGCGGATGAACACCAGTGTCTCGCACTCGTTCTTGGGGGCATTGTCCGAGGGTTGCTCGAACTGTGGCGAGTGCGGCGACACTGGGCCACATTGCCAAGGATACGGCCCACCATCTGATCCGTATTTCCGGCGATGCGGCTGAGAGGAACGTGTTTTACGCCTCCAACGCCGCCCCGCCCAAGTCCCCCTCACCAATCCCACAGGAGCACCCCCATGACCAGCGCTATGTACACCCACTCCGTCCCCGTCTTCAAGCAGATGCTGACCGCTTTGAAAACCATTCTTGCGCAGGCCAGCGAACACGCCACCGCCAAGTCCATCGAGCCCGATGCCCTCTTGCAGGCGCGGCTGGCGCCCGACATGTTTCCGCTGCTCAAGCAGGTGCAGATTGCCGCCGATTTTTCGCGGGGCGTTGCGGCGCGGCTGGCGGGTGTCGAGGTGCCCAAGTTCGAAGGCAACGAGAAAAGTTTTGCCGACCTGGATCTGCTGCTGACGCAGACGCTGGCCTTTTTGGACACCGTGAACGCAGCCCAGTTCGAAGGCAAGGAAACCGCCGAAATCGTCTTGCGCCCCGGCACACCTAAAGAGAAGAAGCTCACGGGGCAAACGTATCTGGCCAACTACGGCCTGCCGCAGTTTTTCTTTCACGTGACCACGGCCTACGACATCCTGCGCCACAACGGTTTGCCCATTGGCAAGCGCGACTTCATGGGCGCTTACTGATCTGGGCTTGTTCTGCGCCGCTCCCTGAGCAGCGTTGCGCAGGGCCTCTGGCGTTCGCCGAGCAGAAGGCCCAGAAGACCCACAAGGTCGGGAAAGCAGGTTGAGAATCTTTTTGATAGCTGCTTGCGCTTGCTGCATAAGCGCTAGAGGCCTATTGGGCTTATCAATTGACAGGATCTGCCCGCCCTACACCACCAGCCGCGAGTGCCCGATCCCCCCGCCTTTCTCCACCCGGATCTGCGCGGGGATGCGCTCTTTCAGCGCCTCGACGTGGCTGATGATGCCGATCATCTTGCCGCTGGCGTTGAGTGAATCCAGCGCCGTCAGCGCAATCTCCAGCGTGTCGCCGTCGAGCGAGCCAAAACCCTCGTCGAGAAAGAGCGAGTCGATCGACGTTTTGTGGCTCACCAAGTCCGATAGCGCCAGGGCCAGCGCCAGGCTGACCAGGAAGCCTTCGCCGCCCGAGAGGGTGCGCGTGTCGCGGGCGGCGTCGCCTTGCCAGGCGTCGACGATTTCCAGCTCCAGCTCGCCGGTGGATTTGCGGCGCAGCAGGTAGCGGCCGTGCAGCCGCGCCAGGTGCTGGTTGGCCAGTTGCAGCAGGTGGTCGAGCG is part of the Simplicispira sp. 125 genome and encodes:
- a CDS encoding DUF1993 domain-containing protein, with translation MTSAMYTHSVPVFKQMLTALKTILAQASEHATAKSIEPDALLQARLAPDMFPLLKQVQIAADFSRGVAARLAGVEVPKFEGNEKSFADLDLLLTQTLAFLDTVNAAQFEGKETAEIVLRPGTPKEKKLTGQTYLANYGLPQFFFHVTTAYDILRHNGLPIGKRDFMGAY